Part of the Oncorhynchus kisutch isolate 150728-3 linkage group LG2, Okis_V2, whole genome shotgun sequence genome, ccagtactctgctgcctgtgactggaacgaattgcaaaaatcgctgaagttggagacttttatctccctcaccaacttcaaacatcagctatctgagcagctaaccgatcgctgcagctgtacatagtctattggtaaatagcccacccttcttcacctacctcatccccatactgtttttatttatttacttttctgctcttttgcacaccaatatctctacctgtacatgaccatctgatcattcatcactccagtgttaatctgcaaaattgtaattatttgcctacctcctcatgccttttgcacacattgtatatagactccccctttggtttctactgtgttattgacttgttaattgtttactccatgtgtaactctttgttgtctgctcacactgctatgctttatcttggccaggtcgcagttgcaaatgagaacttgttctcaactagcctacctggttaaataaaggttaaataaaaaaataaaataaaaatctctaggagacagaacgcatctccttcctgagcggtatgacgctgcatggtcccatggtgtttatacttgcgtactattgtttgtacagatgaatgtggtaccttcaggcgtttggaaattgctcccaatgatgaaccagacttgtggaggtctacacttttttttaatgaggtcttggctgatttttttaaattttcacttgatatcaagcaaagaggcactgaatttgaaggtaggccttgaaatacatccacaggtacaccttcaattgactcaaatgatgtcaattagcctatcagaagcttctaaagccatgccatcattttctggaattttccaagctgtttaaaggtacagtcaacttagtgtatgtaaacttttgacccactggaatacagtgaattataagtgaaataatctgtctgtaaacaattgttggaaaaatgacttagcTCTCCTaaatgacttgccaaaactatagtttgttaacaagaaatttgtggagtggttgaaaaaacaagttttaacgactccaatctaagtgtatgtaaacttccgacttcaactgtatattcttcaagaatgaaTTGGTAAACATCATTAATTTAGAATTCCAAAAACATATGTAGCAACTGCTTATTGCCCCTTTAGGTCCAAGCTAATTGGTCTTATGATTGATCAAAGAAACACAAAACACCCCCAGACATACAGATAAAACAACTAGTCTTGATAAAGACTCAAACTTCTCacctttctccaccactgcttctcctctcccctctatccctcttctccttcttcttacTCTTATGTTCTTTTCTATCCTTCACCGCCAGTGCTTTCTTCATCTCTTTCAAGGGGTCCAGCATGTCTTTCAGtcgtctgtctctcttctccttctcctcttgaCTGAGTGGCAGTCTCTTTCCTTTGttgtctttctctttttcttcATCTTTCTCTTCTTCCTGGCCTGTTTTCATGTACCATGGAGTTACCTCTGTCCCAGGTTGGGGGCCTAGGGACACTAGCAGACCAATAGCACGCTCCTCACGCTCCTACAACAACAGAATCACCATAAAATTAGAATAATAGAATATTCTCATTCAAAGTAATGATCTGTGATGGGAGGAATCCGGACCAGCTATTACTATTTGGAAAGTTCCATAGCTCATTCTCTGATCCTTCCATTGATGTGATAAGCATCAGGCCATTAAATCTGTTCAAAAAATCTTCCATATTAGCACCGAACACTCCATATTTAAATTCCAATATGCATTCTCAATTTCCAAAATGGTATCCATTTGCATTCAAAATCTTAAACTGAATTGGCCGATCTCTGTTTAGAAATGGCTCTGGACTAAATAAACCAGGCACTGTCATTGGCTGGCTAGATCCACTAGAGAAAAGCTTTGAAGTGGAGAGAAACAAGCCCAAGAAGGTAAACATTGTTACTAGAGAGGGATGCAAAAACCAGTAGCCATGTGCACAAAGAAACTTGATTTCAACACAGGTGAAGGGGGAAAAGCATAACAGAATGACAGGATGGTCACCTTTTCATCTTTCTGGTCTTTGAGGTACTCTGCGTTTCCTTTCTTCTCAGACGACTCCTCCAGAGGAAATAGATTGAGGTGTtccaccactcctccactcccctcccctcctctctcccctccttcatcCTTCCATCCCCCAGACTGTTGAAGTGCAGCTCGTGACTTCTGTCTCAGGTGCTCTGTTCGCGCCTACAGCAAAGAGGTTACTTACCTACATAACATTCAACGGCAACAATGAAGTACATATACACATTTATATGCACTTTTATGACTTGATACTATTTTAACAATGCATCTTATACTCTTATACATCGCTTCTCTTAACAAAATCGCACCTGTCATACATCGTAACATTCCTGTATCAAACAAAGTTTGGTTGTCACTTCAGACCATGCTAAATCAACTTTGAGGAATGTATCAATTTGGGGATGGGAGGGCAACGTTCCTATGGTTACCTCCTGCTCTGCTCGCTCCACACGGCGTTGGACCTCTCGCTCCTCCTCTGCGGCTTGTGCCTCGTCCCGGCGCACGCGCGCGACGTTGTCCTTGTTGCGAACATGCCAGCTCTTTTTAGGTAGAATATTCATTTTTCTCCTGAAGTCGAGTGTTTGTTTTGCCTAGGGCTTGCACAGTTAAACAAAAATGTGTCAAAAACGTAACATGCCCTGACTTCTGTTGTTTGCAATTCAGTCAGTCGGCACTGTAACGCcagttcgctagctagctaacgttagctagtcttAATAACCTATTTCCTATATTTTTTTACAGCTATTTCAATCACAGAGATGTAATTCTGACATTGGGTTTTGTACAGCTGTTACCGAATGAATAAAATATTTGCATAAAACCaaagaaaatatatttaacacATCTGATAGGTAAACAAGCAACCAAAAAGCTATTCAACCACAACCGGATACATACACCCGAAAATATTGTTACGTCATTACGTCTACGTAACAAAACGATTTTGTAGAAGTTCTCTCACGGGTCAGCAGGGGGCGCACGTAGCACGACAGAAATAATAGCATCTATATACAcaagatatatatagagagagagaaaaattgtTAAACTGAAgaacataaaaaatatatgtaaacaatATTTAAATCAATTTAGAAAACTAAACATTTAATGTTATAAAGGTGGGGTAGAGGTAGCCTATTTTGGAATCCGAGAGTGAAAGACTTACACTCTTGTATCGAACATGTAGGTTCAGCATTCCCGAACAGTCCCACTACAGGTTCAGCATTCCCGAACAGTCCCATTACAAGTCACAATGTTGAATAATCTTTATTTCAACTTGCTTTACCTGTTGTCCGCTGATTGTGTCGTTATGTCGGGAAGTAACAAACACCAGATCATCAGGGAAGTGTTAACCTGACTTTCAATACCCTGAACTGGTCTGTATATTCGTTTGTATTTTCAATACTGACACAATtctcacatttttatttatttatttttattttacctttatttaaccaggtaggcaagttgagaacaagttctcatttacaattgcgacctggccaagataaagcaaagcagttcgacagataaaacgacacagagttacacatggagtaaaaacaaacatacagtcaataatgcagtataaacaagtctatatacaatgtgagcaaatgaggtgagaagggaggtaaaggcaaaaaaaggccatgatggcaaagtaaatacaatatagcaagtaaaatactggaatggtagttttgcaatggaagaatgtgcaaagtagaaataaaaaaataatggggtgcaaaggagcaaaataaataaataaataaaaattaaatacagttgggaaagaggtagttgtttgggctaaattttaggtgggctatgtacaggtgcagtaatctgtgagctgctctgacagttggtgcttaaagctagtgagggagataagtgtttccagtttcagagatttttgtagttcgttccagtcattggcagcagagaactggaaggagaggcggccaaagaaagaattggtcttgggggtgactagagagatatacctgctggagcgtgtgctacaggtgggagatgctatggtgaccagcgagctgagataaggggggactttacctagcagggtcttgtagatgacatggagccagtgggtttggcgacgagtatgaagcgagggccagccaacgagagcgtacaggtcgcaatggtgggtagtatatggggctttggtgataaaacggattgcactgtgatagactgcatccaatttgttgagtagggtattggaggctattttgtaaatgacatcgccaaagtcgaggattggtaggatggtcagttttacaagggtatgtttggcagcatgagtgaaggatgctttgttgcgaaataggaagccaattctagatttaactttggattggagatgtttgatatgggtctggaaggagagtttacagtctaaccagacacctaagtatttgtagttgtccacgtattctaagtcagagccgtccagagtagtgatgttggacaggcgggtaggtgcaggtagcgatcggttgaagagcatgcatttagttttacttgtatttaagagcaattggaggccacggaaggagagttgtatggcattgaagcttgcctggagggttgttaacacagtgtccaaagaagggccggaagtatacagaatggtgtcgtctgcgtagaggtggatcagggactcaccagcagcaagagcgacctcattgatgtatacagagaagagagtcggtccaagaattgaaccctgtggcacccccatagagactgccagaggtccggacagcagaccctccgacttgacacactgaactctatcagagaagtagttggtgaaccaggcgaggcaatcatttgagaaaccaaggctgtcgagtctgccgatgaggatatggtgattgacagagtcgaaagccttggccagatcaatgaatacggctgcacagtaatgtttcttatcgatggcggttaagatatcgtttaggaccttgagcgtggctgaggtgcacccatgaccagctctgaaaccagaatgACAAACACTTGCACAATATGTAAGTAACCGCCGAGTTTAACTGAATCACAGACCGAACGTTGTCCCACACAATAAACTGGCAAATTTCACAAGCACTTCTAGCTGatgggtgggtataatttgtggaacgttccaacaggaatctgttccaaaaacttcGTAAAGTATAATGTTGTATACAAACTAACATGATAAATTCACCTATTtaactagctgccgaataggcatAAACTCACCACATAGcttattcttaatgtttgtccATAGGCTACCAGAGTGAGGACAGACATAGCCCACTCCCTACCCGGTATTTTATTCTGCCGCTATACAATTTTGTATCCGTTGTTTGCTGGCAACCTTGATATTTACGAACTTTTTgtaacagattcctgttggaacgttccacaaattatacccagcGGACTGCGAGGGAACGTGCTTCGGTAGACAAATGTTTACATAATGTGCAACAATGACTCCTGAGATTGAAAATACAAGCGACAGAACCTACCGTCGCCGCAAAAAGTCAGGTAAAAAATACTTTCACGTGGATATTTTATCTCCACTTCCTACTGTCAAAAGGACCAACAGCACAGACAACCTGGTACGTGTAAATATAattgtattcaacattctggcttggaAGGACTCTTGCGTCTTTTTTAGAGCGACTTCTTTCACACTGAATAACCATAGGGTAAACACGGTCACAGTCTGATGTTTAGGCAAGAGGTGAGTAAGAGAATGCAAAGGAAATGAACACGGCAATTGCTGTTACAGATATTATGAGAGAGAAATGGGGTAACAAACTAAATCTTTAATATACTAACCCTTAGCCCCATggaagtcatttagcagaagctcttatccagtgACTTACAGTTGgttcattcatcttaagataccgtagctaggtgagacaaccaccaCTCAATCATAAGTAAAACTTTGCCTCAAACATAGCTATCCGTACACTAGAGAGTGACAATTGTAAAGTTAtttgtgaaggtgtagataggTTTTGCATGTGGCAATAGCACAAAGAACATATCTAAGCCTTTAAAATCTACAAAAAGTGCCTTGGGCTGGGATATGGGCCGTGGGTTTGAGCCTGGTGTCTGAGTCAGTTTGCGGCACCAGTGTCAAATGTGTCCAATTGGTCTCTTGTTGGAACCCCCATCTCTCTACTCAGCTCTTCAATCTGCTTGACCAGGAACTGCTTATCACGTCCCTCCTGTTAGAGTTAAACACACTGTTATACAAGGTTAAGCTTGAGTATGGGCCATAGACATGGTTTTGtttcaaacatatattttttgtatCATGTAGGACTTCTCCCCATCCATCACTTACCAGTTTAAGCTGGGCCTTTAGCAGATCAACACTCTTCCCATAGACTGTGGCTAGAGCTGCTACGTAACACAGCACCACACTATCAGGACAGAGGAGAGCACAAACACAGTCAGAATGTTATGTACAGGAATCTGAACACATGGAAATAACCCATGCTGACCAAATGAGTCTATGCAGATATGGGCCTCCCATTTGTTGAGTTCCAAAACAATATTACATCATCAAACACAAGGTAGACAGTAACACACTGACCCATGTACCTGCAATGGACAATCGGATcagtaacatgctgaccagaccggacatgtggcttgcgttgcaaaataaatgtagaaatcgatgttattcaattattgcacccacactactCGCACGCGCCAACaagcatctgcgttgccaaggacTAAAATAGAAGTCCTGCAATCGCaactcctcctgcctctcccatctcctcattggtttatagaagcaggtacccatgtgccatctcctcattggttatacccacgtgggtgattgaaagacaaactgttttgccggttgtcgtggtaatactatgaaagtgtagatgccaatcaccatataagttcaaagatgaaaaagcctggaaggaggagagatgactagaaacgattcagttgaccgttgtgtgtggattaattgtcagagtagaggacctgtgtggggggacaaaatacatttatgcacgatggcgcacgcgcgcagccggtttgggttccttGTAAGACTAAATCACTCAGGAGAAAATTAAGAGATCAGTAAGACAAGGTGACTCACCAGgagaagatgaagagagggatggagaaggccTGGGAGCCCATGTAGAAGATGAAGTCCTGTGTTGTCAGGGAGAGAGTGTAGAAGGTGTTGGGAACGATACTCCACATCATAGTGAGAGAGCGGAACGGACCACAGCTCATAGAGGGATGGATCCTGAGGATGACATATCAACACCCTcaccaactaccaccactactacacctggtCCATCTGCCATTACTATCCCTGCACTGTATAACAGGCTTCCTTCCTGCTGCAGTAGAGATAGAGGCTGCGTCCgaagtggcaccctattctctatatagggcactacttttgactataggccctggtcaaaagtagtacactatatagtgaatagggtgtcatttcagacGTAGGCTGAGTCACTCACTGGGCCAGGCTGTAGATCATGGCGACGAGGGCGAGGCCCCAGCCAAACAGCAACACCACCAGGAAgaagatggtggaggtggtggagcgGAACGTCTTCACCGCCGGACGACAGTTAGAAAACAGAgtgacctggaggaggaggagagattaagaggggggggggggattgtgtaGTGAAATGAAACGGATCTGGGGCCAAACGTTCACTTGAGAAACCTTTCAGAAAATGAATTGATTACATTTCCATTATTGGTACAGTATGGAGAGCAGCCTGACCTTCTTGCAGTAGAAGAGGATGAAGAACTTGAGTGTGTTGATGAGAGGCAGCAGAGGGCAGAACAGAGCTCCAGTCCACACCACTGTCTGACCGTAGACCAGACCCAGCACATTGGGAGGCACCAAGAACTCCTGACGACCTACCCACCGGGTCAGTACACAGGAGTAGTGGTCCACAAACAACCTGCCACAGTATGGAAGAAGAGATTATCAATAAATGTGATAGAGGATGACTAGCTCATAGATTGAGTTACACCACAGTAGGGTGTACAGTGTACACTACCTGCGTGGAAACTCCACCAGGATAAGCATGGCGATGGTAATGAGGAAGTCAAACAAGGCCAGTTTGTACATCTCCTGTCCCACACGCGTCTCCCAGCACTGGGTGGCagcagcaagacagacagacatagcatGGGTGGTAAAGAAAATAGAAGATGATGCAACATGGTTGATAccagttctgtactgtaggtagaATTGGATGGAGATATCATATTTTCAGCCTTTTCTAGACCAATCTGCTAAATTAGACCCTGACTGCTACCCAGGATACCGTGCTGTATTAAGAGAGTAGTTACCGGATATTCCTTGTTGTTGTACTGGCAGAGCTCACATTTTGGACTGTCTTTAAAGCAGGTGATCTGACTCCACAGAGTAAACAGCAGCACTCCCAGACTTATCATACGCAGAAACACTGACCTGAACACAGGAGGGAGGGACACAGTCAATATTCACACACAcgagcacatgcacacacacagagacatacacacacgtatgcatgcacacacactggttgaGTGAAGATCTAGCAAAgcgatcacacacacactaacctaacgtagcaggcgtaaaataAATGTCAAACTAGGGATTCGGcagaggctacacacacacacacacacctgaacaatGCCACGATGATGGTGGTACTAGGAGAATATCTCTCAAACAAGGCTATCTGGTCACACATGAAGGGTACAACAAAGTTTCCTGTTGTGATGACGATGGAAGGAAGGTAAACCCAGAACAGGCCCAGAATGCCCTCTGCTCCAACTTGCACCTAGGAACCACAGGGAAAGGGTTGCAAAGGTCAACCAGAAAAGGTTAAAACAGCCCCAGGATACCCACCTCCCTGTATTGACTCAATATGACATGGAGAGGATGAAAGGCCAAACATCCAATCAATACTTTGTTTTGTTTCTTGTGTTTTTGACTGACCTGGCTGAAGACCGTAGCCTTGAAGATGCCAAAGAAAGCTCCTCCTATGAGGGCGAGGGAGATGAGCATGAGGAAGATGCGTAGAGAACACAGACCCACTGTCTGACCTAAGGTTAGAGACAAAGCCTTTTTCTGtagcctctcctcctccaggtccacctgacagagggaggagacatatagaggaggggagagagaggggagatgggaggaaTAGAGGGGAGAGATCATACAGAGAAAttagaggggaggaaagaggagtgCATCTTCAGTGACCCTGCAGTAAGAGGCAGAGCTCCTACCTGTAGCTGGTAGTGGATGCTTTTCTGTTTGAGTTTGGTGGCCCGGTCTCCCTGGCAACCGTAGTCCCAGCCAGTGAACACCATCTTGCTATAACTGCCGGCAGCACCGCTGCCTGTTGCCACAGCAACACGAAGTGCGCTCCCCATGCTGTATAAGGGACCAATCGGAGGGGGGTAAGTAAGTCGTTAGGTTTAATGTCCATTCTATCCATTTTATTTCTATGCAGAGGGAAGTGTAGGGCATTCCAGAAGGTACCGTGCGATGATGCAGATAAGACAGAAGGCGAAGTAGAAGACGGAGGTGAGGAGGTAGGCCAGGGGCAGGTTGTAGTGGAAGCCACTGCTCTCTGCCACGGTGTTGTTATAGTAACCATAGAACATGTAGGAGTACTCCATGAAACcctgggagagggagatgggtggaGGGTGGGAAGTGGTGAGAGTGGAGCCTACTAGACTAGAAGCGTACCAGACTTGACATAAACTCACAAAATGACACAAACCCACAAGCAGACAGACTGTacgttattttttttatttcacctttattaaaacaggtaggtcagttgagaacaagttctcatttataactgtgaactgtggccaagataaagcaaagcagtgtgacaaaaacaaca contains:
- the leng1 gene encoding leukocyte receptor cluster member 1, with product MNILPKKSWHVRNKDNVARVRRDEAQAAEEEREVQRRVERAEQEARTEHLRQKSRAALQQSGGWKDEGGERGGEGSGGVVEHLNLFPLEESSEKKGNAEYLKDQKDEKEREERAIGLLVSLGPQPGTEVTPWYMKTGQEEEKDEEKEKDNKGKRLPLSQEEKEKRDRRLKDMLDPLKEMKKALAVKDRKEHKSKKKEKRDRGERRSSGGESSIERLRAERLQREAEEKRRAQALLDQKNGTGKEKERPRETEEREMPYNSAYFPELARKRQRKDRNAWRDGIF
- the tmc4 gene encoding transmembrane channel-like protein 7 — protein: MEFSELQRPSSTIAHSYHGAQQLVRLRSKSVVSNQNGPQFNWGSPPSEGGEEGDSGPPKDLRERPMTMRLKRAIREVQQMRVPVVTSWQSWKRSKAKSLSRFRADAGGVMSYVALWRKALHKIGGHFGGGVQSYFIFLRFLVVLNFLSFLLIAGFILIPSIVFRSTSTSNMTVDSTGPEVCKVYDPNLQGLVVFYQYFLDLLSGTGFMEYSYMFYGYYNNTVAESSGFHYNLPLAYLLTSVFYFAFCLICIIARMGSALRVAVATGSGAAGSYSKMVFTGWDYGCQGDRATKLKQKSIHYQLQVDLEEERLQKKALSLTLGQTVGLCSLRIFLMLISLALIGGAFFGIFKATVFSQVQVGAEGILGLFWVYLPSIVITTGNFVVPFMCDQIALFERYSPSTTIIVALFRSVFLRMISLGVLLFTLWSQITCFKDSPKCELCQYNNKEYPCWETRVGQEMYKLALFDFLITIAMLILVEFPRRLFVDHYSCVLTRWVGRQEFLVPPNVLGLVYGQTVVWTGALFCPLLPLINTLKFFILFYCKKVTLFSNCRPAVKTFRSTTSTIFFLVVLLFGWGLALVAMIYSLAQIHPSMSCGPFRSLTMMWSIVPNTFYTLSLTTQDFIFYMGSQAFSIPLFIFSCVVLCYVAALATVYGKSVDLLKAQLKLEGRDKQFLVKQIEELSREMGVPTRDQLDTFDTGAAN